Genomic segment of Desulfonatronovibrio magnus:
CCTACTATTATTGAATGCGAGTTTGAAAACCTGAAAACTCTCAATGTTTCACCGCCATACACTGTCAATGACTTAGCAGATTTTCTTTTAGAAAAAGGATACAAGCTTTTGGTAAGTGAGTGGCACCCAATTATCCGTTATGGCATACGTCATGATTGGAATAGACTGTCAAGATATGATAGCAGGCAAGACCTTGATAAAAGCTGGGGGAATATAATAGCTTTTACTGATAGCAATCATGAAAACGAATTTATTTTGAATCTAAAAAATCAATTCTATTCAATGCCCGATAAAAACGATATAGATAACTCTCACAAAAGATCGCATCACAATATAATTAATATAGTGAACAGCGATATCCTTACAATTGAAAATTTACTTTCAAGATATATACACACTCAAGGCAAAAAACTTCAAAGCGTTATCGATGGTGGTGCAGGACAAGGTACATTCCTACAAGACATTTGCAAACATTTTGATAACGATTGCAAAATATTCGCTGTAGAGCCATTCCCAGGCAATTTAGACATGTTAAATAAAAACATTTCGCAAGATAGCAGAATTAAGCTATATCCTTATGCGCTCTCCATAAATGAAGATCATAGATATTTCTTCAATCCCAAAACTATTAATGAAGATTCTACATGGGGCAGGAAAGGGTTTGCTGGTTGCTCAAATATTGGCAGGTTAATTTCTGAACAAGAAGCTCAAAATATTTTACGAAATACTCAACAATCATCAGGAGACTTATTTGTCAACAAGATTGCCTGCACCACGATTGATTCCATCATCAAAAACTATGAAATCAATAATTTAGACCTACTAAAGCTTGACCTACAGGGTGGAGAGTATGATGCATTATTAGGTGCAAAACATTCAATTAATAACATTAGCTTGATATGGATGGAGATTATTAATGATTTAAGACCTCTTTTGTTACTATCAAACCAAGGGTTTTCTATTATGGACACACTTTATGTATTTCCTGAAAAATCAGAAAATATCCTATCGTTTAACGATAATTTTAGAATTATCACCAAAAAAATATCGTCTGTTGATACAGTGTATGTTTTTGCAGAAAGAAAATTCAAATGGAAAAATATTATCGAGGAATGGCCACAAATAAAGAAGAAGTTTGGGATGATTCAAACTGATTTTATTGGCATTAATTCAAATATAGCCAATGACATAATACAGTCAACCAACCCAGAGAGAGAGAGAGAGAGAGAGAGAGAGAGAGAATTATCAAACACAGTTAAAGCGGTTAAACACCATATAATACCCGCAAACGAACATATCAACTCTAACGGCAAGCATTTTCATGAAAATTTAATAACTGCAGCAAATATCAACCGAGCAAACAACGAGAAACTTCTTTCAATAGCTATACCCACATATTGTCGTCCAAATGAATTAAAACACTGCTTATCGAAGTTTATAGAACAAATATCAGGAAAATATGAAGATTTTATTGAAATCATTATTACAGATAATTGCTCTCCAATAGAATGCTACAATGAGGTATCTGAATTTATAAGAAATTATAAGTTTATATATAGTCATCGCAACTTACAAACTTTCAATATAGAACAAAATATTAAATTATGTGCTGAAAAATGTACAGGCAAGTATCTTTGGATTTTTGGAGATGATGACTATATAGAAGATAAAAATGCGATAAATTGTATCCTTAATATATTAAGTACATCAGAATATGAATTTCTTGTATTAAATAAAACACGAAAAAACAAGAATTTATCCGTGAGCCTTACGAATAATTGGATGAATCTCGATTGCAATAAAGTGTATCCATTTGATGGACTTCGCAGTTTCTGTAAGACATTTGGGCTGATTAGTGTACTTGGTTTTATTAGCGCAAATATATTTGATAGAAAGAAGTATGCCAATATCGATATTAGTAAATACTTTAACACTTACTATCCTCATGTAGGTGCATTTATGGAAGCATTTCATAGCTCAAAAGTATTATTAATTGGCAAACCTTTTATTTGTCACAGAACTATTTCTTCTCAGGAAAAAATAAGCGACTTGGCAACAAGACCCGTTGATGAAGATTTTTCAAAAAATGAGTTTTTGAGAAACCAAAAACATCATAGCTTTAGTTGGATTTTGATGCTTGAAAAGCTCATCAATTTAGGTGTGTTCTCATATGATGATATTTTACAATTGAAGGAAAATACAATTTGCAATGGCTTACTGATAGACTTTATTTTTAAACATCTAAAAAATAATATTTATTTCGAAAACCAACCAAGCGATGTCAAGAATTCAGTAAAAAAATTTTTTAAAAATTTAAACCTTGAACATAATCAAAATTAATATTCAGCATTACTTTAGTGGCGAATTTGCTCAGTATCACAGTATTTTAAAATTAAATTATATTTACGCATTATAATACTACATTAAAACAAATTTTTATTAGGTGCATTATGCAAACAGTAATACTCTGCGGTGGTCTTGGAACCAGGCTTCGGGAAGAGACCGAATTCAAGCCAAAGCCCATGGTCCACATCGGCAACAAGCCCATCTTATGGCACATCATGAAGATTTACGCCCATTACGGTTTCAACGAATTTGTCCTGACCCTGGGCTACAAGGGTGATGACATCAAGGATTATTTCCTGCACTACGAGGCCATGAACAACGACATCACCCTGGAACTTGGCAAGCCTGACTGCATTTCCATGCACAACTGCCATGACGAGGCAGGCTGGCGCGTCACCCTGTCCAATACAGGAGAACAGACCCTCAAGGGAGGCCGCCTTAAACGCGTGGAAAAGTATATCCAGGGCGATACCTTCATGCTCACTTACGGAGACGGTGTGGCGGATGTGGATGTAAAAAGACTCATTGAATTCCACCTCTCCCACGGGAAGATAGCCACTGTAACCGGAGTCAATCCCATTGCTAGGTTCGGAGAACTCAAAATCGAAGGAGCTCAGGTCAAATCATTTCAAGAAAAGCCCCAGGTGGCGGACGGCGGCTTGATCAGCGGTGGTTTTTTTGTGTTCAACCGCGAAATTTTCGACTACCTGACTCCGGATGAGGCTTGCGACCTGGAGCATGGCGTCCTTGAGACCATTGCCGCTCAGGATCAACTCATGGTATATGTTCACAGGGGGTTCTGGTACTGCATGGATACCCTGCGGGATATGGAAAAACTGGATGCCATGTGGAAAAAGAACCAGGCCCCGTGGAAGGTTTGGTAATGTCTCAACTCTTTAACGACATTTTTAGGTCCAGGAAAGTCCTCATCACCGGCCACACAGGTTTCAAAGGCTCCTGGCTGGCCTTCTGGCTTATCCAACTGGGCGCTGATGTAACTGGATTCGCTCTGGAGCCGGATACAGATCCCAGCCATTTCAAACTGCTTAACCTGCCCATGCGCTCCATTATCGGTGATATCCGCGACCCCCAGGCACTGGCTGGAGCAGTTCAGAAAAGTCAGCCGGAAATAGTCTTTCACCTAGCTGCCCAGCCCCTGGTCAGGCGTTCTTACCGTGAACCAGTGGAAACCTTTGCCTCCAACGTCATGGGCACCATCCACCTGTTTGAAGCCAGCCGCAAGATTGAGTCAGTCAGGGCCATAGTCAATATCACCTCGGACAAGTGCTATGAAAATCAGGAATGGATCTGGGGTTACCGTGAAAACGACCCCATGGGTGGACATGACCCGTATAGTGCTTCCAAGGGCTGTGCCGAACTGGTCACATCCAGCTGGCGTAATTCTTTTTTTCATCCTGACCAGTATGAGAAATCTCATCAGGTTTTGCTGGCCAGCGCCCGGGCCGGGAATGTCATCGGCGGGGGGGATTGGGGCGAGGATCGTCTGATTCCTGATATCATGCGCGCTACAGTCGCGAATAAGCCGGTGATCATCCGTAATCCACAGGCCACACGCCCTTGGCAACACGTCCTGGAGCCACTGAGCGGCTATTTGCTCCTAGGCCAAAAGTTGCTAGATGGCCGGAAGGAATTGGCCCAGGCCTGGAATTTCGGGCCTAGTGACGCTGACACCATTACTGTCGGTGAAGTGGTGCGGCGCATTAAGAAGCACTGGAATGCATTTGATTATGTGTTACGGCCTAACCCGGACGAGCCCCATGAAGCCAACCTTTTGCGACTGGACTGTTCGAAAGCGCGGGTTGAACTGGGCTGGGAAACGGTCTGGGACAGTGAAACGACGTTTATCAAGACCATAGAATGGTACAAGTT
This window contains:
- the rfbF gene encoding glucose-1-phosphate cytidylyltransferase, with amino-acid sequence MQTVILCGGLGTRLREETEFKPKPMVHIGNKPILWHIMKIYAHYGFNEFVLTLGYKGDDIKDYFLHYEAMNNDITLELGKPDCISMHNCHDEAGWRVTLSNTGEQTLKGGRLKRVEKYIQGDTFMLTYGDGVADVDVKRLIEFHLSHGKIATVTGVNPIARFGELKIEGAQVKSFQEKPQVADGGLISGGFFVFNREIFDYLTPDEACDLEHGVLETIAAQDQLMVYVHRGFWYCMDTLRDMEKLDAMWKKNQAPWKVW
- the rfbG gene encoding CDP-glucose 4,6-dehydratase; translation: MSQLFNDIFRSRKVLITGHTGFKGSWLAFWLIQLGADVTGFALEPDTDPSHFKLLNLPMRSIIGDIRDPQALAGAVQKSQPEIVFHLAAQPLVRRSYREPVETFASNVMGTIHLFEASRKIESVRAIVNITSDKCYENQEWIWGYRENDPMGGHDPYSASKGCAELVTSSWRNSFFHPDQYEKSHQVLLASARAGNVIGGGDWGEDRLIPDIMRATVANKPVIIRNPQATRPWQHVLEPLSGYLLLGQKLLDGRKELAQAWNFGPSDADTITVGEVVRRIKKHWNAFDYVLRPNPDEPHEANLLRLDCSKARVELGWETVWDSETTFIKTIEWYKFFYENNELRTAKALDEYEEILMTVQNACK